One part of the Plasmodium cynomolgi strain B DNA, scaffold: 1339, whole genome shotgun sequence genome encodes these proteins:
- a CDS encoding Pv-fam-d protein (putative) gives MNIVDEDDCTFEKRLKSLMQDNKIKKQLNTKRCNENFHNCDNFYDSYENVHNNDNFYDSSEKY, from the coding sequence atgaacataGTAGATGAGGATGACTGCACTTTCGAAAAGAGATTAAAATCACTGATGCaagataataaaattaaaaaacaacttaatacaaaaaggtgcaatgaaaattttcataattgtgacaatttttatgattccTATGAAAATGTTCATAAtaatgacaatttttatgattcctctgaaaaatattt